The Argopecten irradians isolate NY chromosome 4, Ai_NY, whole genome shotgun sequence genome has a window encoding:
- the LOC138320462 gene encoding uncharacterized protein has product MSSDEPARKKLKMEPHIGGDNCRMLEDSSPLKGTRGSNQKAVSGSASGDSRESGHHQIAFVGKSESNQAAHHSETYGIVPQGCELGDVWEHKYPKPLGQNTKLTPIKTGNSHYDIIISDLKLLGYGPIQLIAKGRSGSVILAQDLSKNSFYGEHECIPVAIKLNSGKMSTRHASGGGTFTEEMTILKDLSHPSIVTWIDNISYQGRIGMVTEFCENGNLDQLLRIKQTRFLAETVSRKYFRQMFEGIEYLHHQGIAHRDICTSNMLITEFNTIKITDFGHSVRFMTGDPLRKDTCGSNGYQAPEIISKAPYNPQLSDYWAFGCLLYVMTIGNFPFGLIRSEMMSKFCRKTPFPDQRVQPLSPELTELINGMLICVPDRRFSLSRIRHSAWMQMNDEEKVQIGNFHLIRQPRKIKEGNEEKALKALYNI; this is encoded by the coding sequence ATGTCAAGTGACGAGCCCGCAAGGAAGAAACTGAAAATGGAACCTCATATAGGTGGGGACAACTGTCGAATGTTGGAGGATTCGAGTCCGCTAAAAGGTACACGTGGGTCGAACCAAAAGGCCGTGTCCGGATCGGCTAGTGGAGATTCTAGAGAAAGTGGACACCATCAGATAGCATTCGTCGGAAAGTCCGAATCAAATCAGGCAGCACATCATTCGGAAACCTACGGTATTGTGCCACAAGGATGTGAACTGGGAGATGTTTGGGAACACAAGTACCCGAAACCCCTCGGACAAAACACTAAACTTACTCCGATTAAAACCGGAAATTCACACTATGATATCATTATTTCCGATTTGAAATTGCTTGGATACGGCCCGATCCAGCTGATAGCGAAAGGACGATCCGGGTCAGTCATCCTTGCTCAAGACCTCAGCAAGAACAGCTTCTACGGAGAGCACGAATGCATTCCGGTGGCCATTAAATTGAACTCTGGGAAAATGTCTACAAGGCATGCATCGGGTGGTGGGACGTTTACAGAGGAGATGACGATTCTAAAGGATTTGTCACATCCTTCTATCGTCACATGGATTGATAACATCAGTTACCAGGGCAGAATAGGAATGGTGACAGAATTCTGTGAAAATGGTAACTTGGACCAACTTCTACGGATAAAACAAACGCGGTTTTTAGCCGAAACAGTCTCTAGAAAATACTTCCGGCAAATGTTTGAAGGCATTGAATATCTTCACCATCAAGGTATAGCTCACAGGGATATTTGCACCTCAAATATGCTCATTACAGAATTTAATACAATAAAGATTACCGATTTCGGCCATTCCGTACGGTTTATGACCGGTGACCCTCTAAGAAAGGACACATGTGGAAGCAATGGTTACCAGGCGCCGGAGATCATCTCTAAGGCCCCTTATAATCCCCAGTTATCAGATTATTGGGCCTTCGGATGTCTCTTGTATGTTATGACCATTGGAAACTTCCCCTTTGGATTGATTCGATCCGAAATGATGTCAAAGTTTTGCAGGAAGACGCCATTCCCGGACCAGCGCGTGCAACCCTTGTCACCTGAACTTACAGAGCTGATCAACGGTATGCTAATCTGCGTACCCGATCGGCGGTTTTCACTTTCCAGAATCAGGCATTCTGCGTGGATGCAAATGAACGACGAAGAAAAAGTCCAAATTGGAAACTTTCATCTGATTCGTCAACCGCGAAAGATAAAAGAGGGTAACGAAGAGAAAGCCCTCAAggcattgtataatatataa